The Lewinellaceae bacterium genome has a segment encoding these proteins:
- a CDS encoding ester cyclase, with the protein MDKESFLREFMTEIWNKKNLDKVEQYVHPEYTIHLDTTDPWEGKTLSHSEFKERLNFSFNSFPDMNFEITSAIPEENHVAITWILTGTNLGMIGGYPPTKKSINTKGLTIYHFKDNLINGHTQVFDRVTVMKQLGFM; encoded by the coding sequence ATGGACAAAGAATCTTTCCTTCGGGAATTTATGACTGAAATTTGGAATAAAAAGAATCTTGATAAGGTTGAACAATATGTTCATCCAGAATATACGATTCATCTTGACACAACTGATCCTTGGGAAGGAAAAACTTTATCTCATTCAGAATTCAAAGAGCGATTGAATTTTTCATTTAATTCATTTCCTGATATGAATTTTGAAATAACATCTGCAATTCCAGAAGAAAATCACGTTGCTATAACTTGGATATTAACTGGAACAAACCTTGGTATGATTGGCGGATATCCACCAACCAAAAAATCCATAAATACAAAAGGGTTAACAATTTATCATTTCAAGGACAATTTAATTAATGGACATACTCAAGTTTTTGACAGAGTAACTGTTATGAAACAATTAGGATTTATGTAA
- a CDS encoding helix-turn-helix domain-containing protein, whose product MSADPENEYFSDGITEEIINALTTVKGLKVIARTSSFAFKNKNIDVRTIGGQLGVSTVLEGSVRKFKKRVRITAQLISTNDGTHFWSKNFDRNLEDIFALQDEISLLIADQIRENFGHLNIQEHLIEAPTQNMEAYNLYLKGRYQHLMWDGPGIANAVELYEQCVAIDPSFALPYFGLAYCYAMSGSWGNNKGLLQMSEEKLSKGFKLDKQSYVGNFSKATLSFWGQWDFIKGQKYFLKAIEFNPSYTEAEEGLCELYTAVGYFEKAHWHTDNILKINPLSPNHYFTKANIHYLNEDYTKALECIETSLSINPGFTHPIALKQLCLILTKDYEKLNDFLDKTPLAERPEECRVLYKLVNPDDKIDVDISRVSSMIKEDSGGALFPWQLFLLVHLDKHEMALDFLEENVRMRTGQIINFMNIPLLKPLHRYQRFQDLLQATFRIELLPTDPEKQIRIDPPKALLSAAEIDKILELIEKGMKEEKWFQNPSLSLRSLAENLNISSNKLSWLLNERIGQNFNEYINSLRLENFKENALNSANSHLTLLALAYESGFNSKSVFNTFFKKIEGMTPKAWLRSNQI is encoded by the coding sequence ATGAGTGCCGACCCTGAGAACGAATACTTCAGCGATGGCATAACTGAAGAAATAATCAACGCCCTAACCACAGTGAAGGGCTTGAAAGTCATTGCCCGCACATCCTCTTTTGCATTTAAGAATAAAAATATAGATGTGCGAACCATTGGTGGTCAGTTAGGAGTAAGTACTGTTTTGGAGGGGAGTGTCCGGAAATTCAAAAAAAGGGTTCGCATTACAGCGCAGTTAATCAGTACTAATGACGGCACTCACTTCTGGTCAAAGAATTTTGATCGGAATTTGGAAGACATATTTGCACTACAAGATGAAATAAGTTTACTCATTGCTGACCAGATTCGAGAAAATTTTGGTCACCTCAATATTCAGGAACATCTAATTGAAGCGCCTACACAAAATATGGAGGCCTACAACCTTTATCTTAAAGGTCGCTATCAGCATTTAATGTGGGATGGACCAGGAATCGCAAATGCAGTGGAACTCTATGAACAGTGTGTAGCGATAGATCCCTCATTTGCTTTGCCTTACTTTGGTTTGGCGTATTGTTATGCCATGTCCGGATCATGGGGAAATAATAAAGGCTTGTTGCAGATGTCAGAAGAGAAGCTCAGCAAAGGTTTTAAGCTGGACAAACAATCCTATGTAGGGAATTTCAGTAAAGCGACATTGTCCTTTTGGGGCCAATGGGATTTCATCAAGGGGCAAAAATATTTTCTAAAAGCAATAGAATTTAATCCATCCTATACGGAAGCAGAAGAAGGTTTATGCGAATTGTATACAGCAGTCGGCTATTTCGAAAAAGCGCATTGGCATACTGATAATATTTTAAAAATAAATCCTTTATCTCCGAATCATTATTTTACCAAAGCAAATATTCATTATTTAAACGAGGACTACACGAAAGCTTTAGAATGTATAGAGACCTCATTGAGCATCAACCCAGGTTTTACACATCCCATTGCACTAAAACAACTGTGCTTAATTCTTACAAAAGATTACGAAAAACTAAATGACTTCTTAGATAAAACTCCTTTGGCAGAGAGACCAGAAGAATGCAGAGTATTATACAAATTGGTAAATCCAGACGATAAGATCGATGTTGATATCAGCAGGGTTAGCTCAATGATAAAAGAGGATTCTGGGGGAGCGCTTTTTCCCTGGCAACTTTTTTTGTTGGTCCATTTGGACAAACACGAAATGGCATTGGACTTTTTAGAAGAAAACGTCAGGATGCGTACCGGTCAAATCATAAACTTTATGAATATTCCGCTGCTTAAACCATTACACCGGTATCAGAGGTTCCAGGATTTACTGCAAGCCACTTTCCGTATAGAGCTATTGCCAACTGACCCCGAAAAACAAATACGAATTGACCCTCCCAAGGCCTTATTGTCGGCTGCTGAAATCGACAAGATTTTAGAACTTATTGAAAAAGGAATGAAGGAAGAAAAGTGGTTTCAAAACCCATCTTTATCTTTACGCTCGCTAGCCGAAAACTTGAACATTAGCAGTAACAAGCTTTCCTGGTTGCTGAATGAACGAATTGGCCAAAACTTCAATGAATACATCAATAGTCTTCGTTTGGAAAACTTCAAAGAGAATGCCCTAAATTCTGCCAATAGCCACCTTACCCTTTTAGCACTAGCTTATGAAAGCGGCTTTAATTCTAAATCGGTATTCAATACTTTCTTTAAAAAAATCGAAGGTATGACACCGAAAGCTTGGTTGAGGTCTAATCAAATTTAA
- a CDS encoding GIY-YIG nuclease family protein, with product MKTKKELKEGYKQMKIPMGVFQIKNMINNKVLIDHSIDMESKWNRHKMELKFGNHRIRSFQKDWNEYGGENFVFEVLSELKKSEEENVNYNNELKTLHNMVIEELNLENVYK from the coding sequence ATGAAAACAAAAAAAGAACTGAAAGAAGGGTACAAACAAATGAAAATTCCTATGGGAGTTTTTCAAATAAAAAATATGATAAACAATAAAGTTCTGATTGACCATAGTATTGATATGGAATCAAAATGGAATAGACATAAAATGGAACTCAAATTCGGAAACCACAGAATCAGAAGTTTCCAAAAAGATTGGAATGAGTATGGAGGGGAAAATTTTGTGTTTGAAGTTTTATCCGAATTAAAAAAAAGTGAAGAAGAAAATGTTAATTATAATAACGAACTGAAGACCCTACACAATATGGTAATTGAAGAGTTGAATCTTGAGAATGTCTACAAATAA
- a CDS encoding alpha/beta hydrolase, producing the protein MEKKSLYKSEQGKKEILDLYEKKLGSLNIDYEYKTIPTRFGDTNMIVTGDATKPPIIIIHGSNGCAPVALETYKDLIDSFSVYAIDVLAQPNKSAETRLSMQDDSYGQWMNQIIDELELEKVTLAGFSFGGLVILKTLINNEHKIKEVFLSAPAYVVNGNPIKALIQFFIPMKRYMKTKKSKYLNRFLEAAFTERDDFAQQSLALVFTHFTMDFTSVPIIKSSDASKIQTPITLIAAENDIIFPGRKMMKRAKKIFPSLKHIMLLNNSKHVQNRKDNSRIAALIMNKSERFKD; encoded by the coding sequence ATGGAAAAAAAATCATTATATAAGTCCGAACAAGGCAAGAAAGAAATACTTGACCTTTATGAAAAAAAACTAGGAAGTCTTAACATTGATTATGAATATAAGACGATCCCTACCCGTTTTGGAGACACCAATATGATCGTGACAGGGGATGCTACAAAACCACCGATTATTATTATTCATGGTTCGAACGGTTGCGCTCCGGTAGCACTCGAAACATATAAGGATTTGATTGATTCTTTCTCTGTCTATGCAATAGATGTGTTGGCACAACCTAATAAAAGTGCAGAAACACGCTTGAGCATGCAAGATGATTCATACGGTCAATGGATGAACCAAATAATTGATGAGCTCGAATTAGAAAAAGTGACGTTAGCTGGCTTTTCTTTCGGTGGCCTTGTGATTCTCAAAACTTTAATTAACAATGAGCATAAAATAAAGGAAGTTTTTCTTTCAGCACCAGCATATGTCGTGAATGGAAATCCAATCAAAGCACTGATTCAGTTCTTTATTCCGATGAAGCGTTACATGAAAACAAAAAAATCAAAATACCTCAATCGATTTTTAGAGGCTGCCTTTACGGAAAGGGATGATTTTGCACAACAAAGTTTGGCGTTGGTATTCACTCATTTCACCATGGATTTTACATCTGTGCCTATTATTAAATCAAGTGATGCATCAAAAATTCAAACGCCCATAACATTGATTGCTGCAGAAAATGACATTATTTTTCCTGGTAGAAAAATGATGAAACGCGCGAAGAAAATCTTTCCTTCTCTAAAACACATTATGTTATTGAATAACTCTAAACATGTGCAAAACAGGAAGGATAATTCAAGAATAGCGGCCTTAATTATGAATAAATCAGAACGATTTAAGGATTGA